In Miscanthus floridulus cultivar M001 chromosome 5, ASM1932011v1, whole genome shotgun sequence, one genomic interval encodes:
- the LOC136453031 gene encoding uncharacterized protein — translation MSCRAADPAMAAPKGKLGELVWEHRVQAAVAVAFVAAAAVSISAIGPSLSAVVSFFWPLLLSTAFFLVAVSVLLWISPPPAGDADESGKELIDFVAGGRPEHLVPDAAAAAAVPAVEAPPEPEI, via the coding sequence ATGTCCTGCCGCGCTGCCGatccggccatggcggcgcccaAGGGGAAGCTCGGGGAGCTAGTGTGGGAGCACCGGGTGCAGGCGGCCGTAGCGGTGGCGTTCGTGGCCGCGGCCGCCGTCTCGATCTCCGCCATCGGGCCCAGCCTCAGCGCCGTGGTGTCATTCTTCTGGCCGCTGCTCCTCTCCACGGCCTTCTTCCTGGTGGCCGTCTCCGTGCTGCTCTGGATCTCGCCGCCGCCCGCGGGCGACGCCGACGAGTCCGGCAAGGAGCTCATCGACTTCGTCGCCGGAGGCCGCCCGGAGCACCTCGTCCCGgatgctgctgcggcggcggccgtgCCCGCCGTGGAGGCTCCGCCGGAGCCGGAGATCTAA